One Perognathus longimembris pacificus isolate PPM17 chromosome 2, ASM2315922v1, whole genome shotgun sequence DNA segment encodes these proteins:
- the Frat1 gene encoding LOW QUALITY PROTEIN: proto-oncogene FRAT1 (The sequence of the model RefSeq protein was modified relative to this genomic sequence to represent the inferred CDS: inserted 2 bases in 1 codon), with protein MPCRREEEEEAGEEAEGEEEEEEEDSFLLLEQSVTLGGSGEVDRLVVQIGETLQLEPAHHSPASPCAPPGPPLQPPRPLAALAADKAVAPAVPPLLLLRPASAEAGAPAPPGALRCALGDRGRVRGRAAPYCVAELAAGPGALSTLPPQPGLDGPPGTGKQGIPQPLSGPCRRGWFRNAASSRRLQQRRGSQPETRTGDDDPHRLLQQLVLSGNLIKEAVRRLHSRGLQLHAKLPQRPPLGPLSAPVHEPPSPQSPRPACSDPGXCPGGGRSSELEMACSSLAANHSQGGPGASL; from the exons ATGCCGTGccggagggaagaggaagaggaagccgGCGAGGAagcggagggggaggaggaggaggaggaggaagacagctTCCTCCTGCTGGAGCAGTCGGTGACGCTGGGCGGCTCGGGCGAGGTGGACCGGCTGGTGGTCCAGATCGGCGAGACGCTGCAGCTGGAGCCGGCGCACCACAGCCCGGCCTCCCCGTGCGCGCCCCCAGGGCCTCCGCTGCAGCCCCCGCGGCCCCTGGCCGCGCTGGCGGCGGACAAGGCCGTGGCCCCGGCggtgccgccgctgctgctgctgcgtcCGGCGTCGGCCGAGGCGGGGGCCCCGGCGCCCCCTGGGGCCCTGCGCTGCGCTCTCGGGGACCGCGGCCGCGTGCGGGGCCGGGCGGCACCCTACTGCGTGGCGGAGCTCGCCGCAGGCCCCGGCGCGCTGTCCACTCTGCCCCCTCAGCCTGGCCTGGATGGGCCTCCCGGAACTGGCAAGCAAGGAATCCCGCAGCCGTTGTCTGGGCCGTGCCGGCGAGGTTGGTTCCGGAACGCTGCCTCGTCCCGCCGCCTACAACAGCGACGCGGGTCCCAGCCAGAAACCCGCACCGGGGACGACGACCCGCACCGGCTCCTGCAGCAGCTGGTGCTCTCAGGGAACCTCATCAAGGAGGCTGTGCGCAGGCTTCATTCGCGAGGGCTACAGTTACACGCAAAGCTTCCCCAACGCCCGCCCCTGGGGCCTCTGTCGGCCCCCGTTCATGAGCCCCCTTCGCCCCAAAGCCCTCGTCCAGCCTGCAGTGACCCTGG GTGTCCGGGCGGAGGGCGCAGCTCAGAACTGGAGATGGCATGCTCGTCCCTGGCAGCTAACCACAGCCAGGGTGGCCCCGGCGCCAGCCTCTGA
- the Frat2 gene encoding GSK-3-binding protein FRAT2: MPCRREEEEEAGEEAEGEEEEEEEDSFLLLEQSVTLGGSGEVDRLVVQIGETLQLEPAHHSPASPCAPPGPPLQPPRPLAALAADKAVAPAVPPLLLRPVSAEAGAPAPLGALRCALGDRGRVRGRAAPYCVAELTDSSTLPGPCRRGWLRGAVASRRLPQRRWTQAGARAGDDDPHRLLQQLVLSGNLIKEAVRRLQRAVAAVAATNPATAPEAGGGCSAPDPVTLQTSGTRL, encoded by the coding sequence ATGCCGTGccggagggaagaggaagaggaagccgGCGAGGAagcggagggggaggaggaggaggaggaggaagacagctTCCTCCTGCTGGAGCAGTCGGTGACGCTGGGCGGCTCGGGCGAGGTGGACCGGCTGGTGGTCCAGATCGGCGAGACGCTGCAGCTGGAGCCGGCGCACCACAGCCCGGCCTCCCCGTGCGCGCCCCCAGGGCCTCCGCTGCAGCCCCCGCGGCCCCTGGCCGCGCTGGCGGCGGACAAGGCCGTGGCCCCGGCggtgccgccgctgctgctgcgtCCGGTGTCGGCCGAGGCGGGGGCCCCGGCGCCCCTTGGGGCCCTGCGCTGCGCTCTCGGGGACCGCGGCCGcgtgcggggccgggcggcgccCTACTGCGTGGCGGAGCTCACCGACTCCAGCACACTTCCCGGGCCGTGCCGGCGAGGATGGCTCCGTGGCGCCGTCGCCTCCCGTCGCCTTCCCCAGCGTCGGTGGACCCAAGCTGGGGCGCGCGCGGGCGACGACGACCCGCATCGGCTCCTGCAGCAGCTCGTGCTCTCGGGGAACCTCATCAAGGAGGCGGTGCGCAGGCTCCAGCGAGCGGTCGCTGCGGTTGCCGCCACGAACCCCGCGACCGCCCCCGAAGCGGGGGGCGGCTGCAGCGCACCGGACCCCGTCACCCTGCAGACCTCGGGCACCCGGCTCTGA